Part of the Gammaproteobacteria bacterium genome is shown below.
GAAAGCCTTTGGTAGTTAACCCGCCTATAGCCCCATCTACATGGACCGAGCGGAAATCCGATCCTTTAATGTAATTAAAAACAACGGCTTGGTTTTGATTAGATGTATCCATTGGATCGAAATTAGCCGGTAACTGTGTGCCTTTCTTCTCTTGTAGAAGCCAAACAAACAAAGTATATGTTAGTCGATTCAGGCGTTAAATGATGCCTGCAATCACAAGCAATTACAGCTCCACCATCCTGCTGCTATGACTTTCCTGCATGAGCCGACCGGCCAGCACCCACCCCCTGAACGGCGCACACTCCACCTTAAAGTACCGGCTCAATGCCTAGCCTCACAGGGACAATTGGCGACCACATCATGTTCAGAGTACGAAGTTGGCCGGTGGTAGAAGGCTAGCTCCCACCCGATCAGGATATTGATGTGTGTTTGGATTGGTAGAAGGGGGTACTTCGCCGACAATGCGTATGCATTTTCCCCAGCACCGTTGGAAAGGAAAATTCGAGCTGAGGTTACCAACTAGTTACCATGGCTGGAGCCTGAAAATAACTCCGTTCGGTAACTATCTGATTTAGTGGTGGCTATGGGTGGACTCGAACCACCGACCTCAGCATTATGAGTGCCGCGCTCTAACCAGCTGAGCTACATAGCCAAAAGTGGATTGCGGAAGATACAGAAATTGACTGGGGCGCGCAAGATCCGGAACCGCGTCGTCAGGCCTGGATTCAGACATTGAATCGAAAGTGGACCACGTCACCTTCCTGCATGACGTAGTCCTTGCCCTCGAGCCGCCACTTGCCGGCCTCCTTGGCGCCATGTTCGCCCCCGCAGCCAACGAAGTCGTCGTAACCCACGACCTCGGCACGGATGAATCCCTTCTCGAAATCGGTGTGGATCCGGCCCGCGGCCTGCGGCGCTGTCGCGCCCGTCTGCAGGGTCCAGGCCTTGACCTCCTTGGGCCCCGCGGTGAAAAACGTCTGAAGATTTAACAACTCGTAGCCCGCCCGAATCACACGGTTCAGACCGGGTTCCTCCAGTCCCATAGAGTCCAGGAACTCCTGCCGGTCCGCCTCGTCCAATTCCGAGATCTCGGCCTCGATCGCGGCACAAACTGCCACCGCAACCGAGTTCTCGGCCGCCGCCAGTTCCCTTACCACATCCAGCATGGGATTTTCGGCAAAACCGTCCTCCGCCACGTTGGCCAGGTACAGCGCGGGTTTCGCTGTGATCAGGTGTAGCTCGGCGATTGCCTCGTCCCGGTCCGGATCGGGGCCCATCGATCTGACGGGCCTGCCGGAATCCAGGTGCTCGCGCACCTGTTCGATCAGGGAAAGCCTGTGCTTGGCATCCTTGTTCCCCGACTTGGCGTTGCGGGAGACCCGAGCAATCCCACGCTCCACGGTTTCGAGGTCGGCCAGCGCCAGCTCGGTGTTGATGACCTCGGCGTCAGAGGCGGGATCGATCTTGCCCGCGACATGGGCCACGTCGTCGTCCTCGAAACAACGCAACACCTGTGCGATCGCGTCGGTCTCACGAATGTGGGCGAGAAACTGGTTGCCGAGCCCCTCCCCCTTCGAGGCGCCCTCGACCAGACCGGCGATGTCCACGAACTCGATCGTCGTCGGTACGATCTTTGCCGGATTCGCGATCTCCGCCAGCCGGTCCAACCGGGGGTCCGGAACGGGAACGACGCCGACGTTGGGCTCGATGGTGCAGAATGGATAGTTCTCCGCGGCGATACCGGCGGCGGTGAGCGCATTGAACAGGGTCGACTTGCCGACGTTCGGCAGTCCCACGATGCCACACCTGAATCCCATGCCTTATCTACCCTCCGTGTGCAAACGATGCATCGACCGCTCCATTTCGCCCGCGATCAACAGCGGCATAAGGGCCACCGACTCCTCGACGTTGTTCATGATGAGGTCTTCCTCGCCTCGCGGGGCGCGGGAGAGGACATAGCCGACGACCTGGTCGCGGTGACCGGGATGACCCACACCCAGCCGCAAGCGCCAGAACGAGCTTCCCAGACAGTTGATGATATCGCGCAGCCCGTTGTGTCCCCCGTGGCCACCACCGCGTTTTAACCGCGTCGTGCCCGGCGGCAGATCGATCTCGTCATGAGCGACCAGAATCCGCTCCGGGGGAATCTCGAAATAGGAGGCGATCGCGCACACGGACTGTCCGCTGCGATTCATCATGGTGCCCGGTTTGAGAAGCCTGACGGGCAGCCCTGACACGTCGACGCGGCACGCTTCGCCGAAAAATCGTGCCTCTCGGAACCAGGCTCCATGATACTGTTCTGCGACCCGGTCCACGAACCAGAACCCGGCGTTGTGCCGGGTTCGTTCGTAACGCTCGCCCGGGTTGCCGAGTCCGACAACCAGGGCGATACCGGGACTGTCGCTCACGCAGTGTAGTGGCTATTCGCCAGATTCGACGCTCTCGCCACCTTCTTCGTCCACACCCGGTTCATCGGTCGTGGAAACGCGAGTCGGATTGATGGTCACCACGGCATGGTCACGCCCCTCGCCGTGGCCCAGCTCGACCAGCTTCACACCTTTAGGCAAGGTGATGTCGGACAGGTGGAGCGAATCGTTGAGATGCAATTCTGTAAGATCCACCTCGATGAACTCCGGTAGATCTCTCGGCAGGCAGGTAACCTCGATATCGGTCAGCAGGTGACTCACCGTGCCGCCCTCCTGTTTGACGCCGAGCGAGATGTCTTCATTGATGAAATGCAGCGGCACGTTTACCCGGACCTCCTGGTCCGCACTCACGCGAAGCAGATCCACGTGCAGGATCGTCGGCTTTGCCGGGTGGCGCTGCAGGTCCTTGAGCAGCGCGCTCTCGTCCTTTTCACCGACCTTGACGGTGAGGACATGTGAATAGAACGCCTCGTTTTCGAGACTGTGGATCAGGGCGTCATGGTCCAGGCTGAGTGCCTGCGGGTCCTTGCCGCCCCCGTAGATGATCGCCGGCACCTTGCACTCTCGACGCAGGCGGCGGCTCGCACCTTTCCCCATGTCGTTGCGCGGTTCGGCAACCAGAATAAACTCGTCACTCATTGCTTTTTCAACTCCGTTAGTAACAGCCTGGCATGGCCAGGACGTTTGGGGACCCCTCCGCGACCAGAGGGGCGGCCTTCCGGTCCCTGCACCGATCCCATATTTGAATACCGGCGATTCGACGTCAGCGCAACCGAGCCGGCACCCAGACGGAGTCCCGATAAATGGGGGACAGATCCGGCGCATGGGCCCAAGGGAGGGCTTTATACAGAATATGCGGCCCGAGGGAAAGTTCCGGACTCGGCCGTCAGTCCATGAACAGCGAACTGACCGATTCCTCGTTGCTGATCCGGCGAATGGATTCCGCCAGCATAACCGCGACGCTCATGGTGCGGATCTTGTTACACTCGCGCGCCGCCTTAGAGAGCGGAATGGTGTCCGTCACGACCAGCTCGTCCAGTGCGGACGCCTCGATGTTTTCGACGGCGTTCCCAGACAGCACCGGGTGGGTCGCGTAGGCCAGAACCAGGCTGGCGCCATGTTCTTTCAGCGCGGCGGCGGCCTTGCAGAGCGTCCCAGCGGTATCGACCAGGTCATCGACAATGACGCAGCTCTTGCCCTCGACCTCCCCGATGATGTGCATGACCCTGGACTCGTTCGTCTTCGGGCGCCGCTTGTCGATAATCGCCAGTTCGGCGTCGTCGAGCCGCTTGGCCAGCGCCCGGGCACGCACCACCCCTCCAACGTCGGGTGAGACGACGATCAGATTGGGATGCTTCTGACGCCAGATGTCTCCCAGCAGGACCGGCGATGAATAGACATTGTCGACCGGCAGGTCGAAAAAGCCCTGGATCTGGTCGGCGTGCAGGTCCACCGTCAGGACGCGATCGGCCCCCACGCTCGTGATGAGATTGGCGATGACACGCGCCGATATCGGGACACGGGCCGAACGGACGCGGCGGTCCTGTCGCGAATAACCGAAATAGGGGATGACCGTGGTGATGCGACCCGCCGACGCCCGCCGCAGGGCATCCACCATGATCAGCAGCTCCATAATGCTGTCGTTGGTCGGGCGGCAGGTTGGCTGAACGACAAAGACGTCCCTGCCGCGGACGTTCTCCTCTATCTCGACACGAATCTCGCCATCGGTGAACTGATCGACCAGGGCCTTTCCCAGTGGGAGCGCCAAATGATCCACGATATCGCACGCCAATCGCGGATTGGCGTTTCCCGTGAAGATCATCATGCCCGATTCAGCGCCTGTCATTGTCGCTACCTTGTACATTGTACATTCTAAATCATAAGGTCTGGGAATCATCGAGGTTTCGCCTGCTTCACAACAGCGAACTTGTCGATGCGATTGCATCCTGCCGTCCTACTATACCCGTCACGGACAGGTTTTCCCGGCACACACGCCCTCTTCGTCCCGTGGCAGCGTTGCGATTCCTTGCAATAGAGTGGCTATTACGCGTCATCGCGTCTTGCCACGAAACGAATAGGACACACACTTTCTCGTGAAAACCTGTCCGCGACGGGTATATCAACAGCGCGACGACCTGTCTGGCTGGGCCGGCAGGATTACTCCGGGCTCCCTGCCCTCCGCCCTGCGGGCCCGCTGCGCGGTTCAAAATCGCTCCAGGCGATCTTGTCGAACCTCTTCCGGTTCGCATCCTGCCGTTCACACCCGACGCCATACTATCGACAGGGCAACGACTTGTCTGGCTGGGCCGGCAGGATTCGAACCTGCGAATGCGGGGATCAAAACCCCGTGCCTTACCGCTTGGCGACGGCCCAGAATCAGGTTCACCGGATGTGAGTGCCCGGTGTTTAGGCGATTTCTGTCAAATGACATACCATTCTGCTTGTCTTTTCGTCCGTCCGCTGTGTTGCGACAACAGTGACATAGTCCGACTATGCGCCGGTTGTCGCGCCTTGATGACGAACGATCCCGGCGCGGCGCTGTCCCTGCTTTGCTTGGGCACCGGTCTTGGGCTTCCTGCCCAAGCCGTTCACTGCTTCGCAGTTCACCCGGCGCAATCCGGTATGCCATTTTCCGGCAATCGCCTTAGACATGCTTAGAGGCTTCATTCAATGTGTCAGTGAAATACGTCGACAGGGGATCGGTCGATTCCGCGCGCAGCGAACGCATTCCAATCACCCGGGACCGCAACAGCGACGGCGGCGGCCTGATCCTCGGAACGGTAGGCCGAAAACACGCAACTGCCCGTTCCGGTTAGTCTCGCGGGCCCGTCACTGCCGCCCTGTGCGTCGAGCCAGTCGAGCGCTCTGGAGACACTGGCATATCGATCCCTGACAAGGTTCTCAAATACGTTGATGCCGACCCCCGCCAAAAATTCGCTTATTCTTATTCTCTCGCAGTTACGTGTCAATTGCGGTGCAGAGAACAGCTCCGCGGTGGAGATCTCTACCTGAGGTGCGATCACGACATACCAACGGGGTGGCAACCGAACGGGACTGAGCCGCTCACCGATACCCTCACCCCATGCGCTGCGTCCCGCCACAAATACGGGCACGTCGGCCCCGAGACGGAAACCGAGTCTCCCCAGTTCCTCCCGCGACAGTTTGCAGTCCCACAGGCTATTCAGGGCCAGAAGCGTCGTGGCGGCGTCCGAACTCCCTCCGCCGAGCCCGCCTCCCATCGGCAGTCGCTTGTCCAGCCGGATGTCCACACCGGCGTGGATGCCCGCGGTCTCTTTCAGCAGGCGCGCCGCACGCACACACAGGTCTGTATCGACCGGAACGCCGGGCAGGGGACCGATCCGATTTATCTGTCCATCGTCGCGAAGATCGAATTGGAGCTCGTCACCGTAGTCAAGAAGCTGGAAAAGGGTCTGCAGCTCATGGTATCCGTCGGCGCGACGGCCGGTGATATGCAGAAAGAGGTTGAGTTTGGCGGGAGCGGGCCAACGGTTCATTTTCTGCTGGCCAGGCGGGCGGGGTTTTCGAGCTCCCAGTCGCTCACAATCAGCTTGATATCCAGATCTCGGTTCGAAAAAGTCATTCGGGCAGGCATATCCAGGGGAGAGACCGGGCTGTACCGGCGATAACTGACGTCCCAGCCACCTTGGGCGAGATGGACCAGTCGGCCCGCTTGGTCGAGCTGTAGCGAGTTCTCCCCGCTGCCGGGATCGGGGACACCCAACACCCAGTAGCGCATGCCCGAGAGCGGCAGCGACCAACCGAGCACCTGGCGCATCAGCGACTCGGGGTCCGCCGCCTGCGCATTTCCCCCTCGGGACGTGGTCAGGTGTACGCCGCGCGAATCGCCGCGGATATCGGCAACCTTTCGCCCCAGGGGATCGAGCACCTGGATCTCGAAATAGTCGCCGTCCTGCCGCCAATTCAGGCCCGACTGCCATCCTTCGTCCCCGTGACGGATCGCGACGCGACCATTGAACGCCCAGTGCGCCCAGCCCGACAAGCGGGCGATTCTCTGTTCCCACGCCAACTGTGATGCGCCATCCGGTAGACGTTCGGGGGGCGTCCGGCACCCCTGAAACACTGACGACAGCGCCAGCAGCAGAAGCAGTAGTTGCGCGGGCGAGGCGCTCGCGCGCTGCCCCGGGATGCTCGCCACGAAAGACCCTGATGCGCGACTACTTGAATCGCTGCTCGAGTTCCAGGAGATAGTCGTGTTCCGGGTTGCTCTTGAGGGCTTCGTTCAGCATGTTCCTGGCCTCGGCGCGGTCGCCCCGAATCCAGATCGTCTCGCTGAGATGCCCTGCAATCTCGGGGTCGGGCAGAATCTCGAAGGCCTTGCGGAGAAACTGTTCTGCCTGCTCGTAGTTGCCCATCCGGTACTGAACCCAGCCCATACTGTCGATGACCGTCGGGTCGTCCGGACTCACCTCGAGCGCGCGCTCGATGTAACCGAGCGCCTCCGGTATGCGCTCGTTGCGGTCCGCAAGGGTAAACCCCAGCGCGTTCAGCGCCGTCGCATTATCCGGATCCTCGGCCAGTATCGTCTGAAGATCACGTTCGAGCAGATCGATCCGGTCGAGCTTTTCGGCCATCAGCGCCCGTGCATACAACAGATCACCGTCGGCGGGGTGCTCCGTCAATGCCCGGTTGTAGAGTTTCATCCCTTTGCCATACAACCCCGCGTCGCGCAGCAACTGGCCCTCGGCAAGATACAGCCTGACGGAATCCCCAGGATTGCTGACCTTTGTCCGCATACGTTTGAGTTGTGTGCGGGCCCGTTGCAGATCGCCGTTGGCCGCCATGATCGCGGTGGCCCTGACCTGGGCATCCAGCAGGTACTCCCCGCCTTCGACCCGCAGGTACGAGGCGATGGCCTCGTCCGACCGATCCCTGGCCTCCTCGACCCTTCCGAGGTAGTAATAGCCCTCGGCGGCCCGTTTGGGGCTGGTCGTAAGGCGCCTGAAATACTTTGCGGCCTCGTCGTAACGCTGGTCCTGCAGATTCAGCAACCCCAGCATATACATCAGGTCCTCGTTACCCGGGGCCTCGCCCGCGAGTTCCTCGAAGACCACTCTAGCCTCGCCATATTCCTCCGCGCTGACCAATAGCCGACCCAGATTGAGGCGAATCTCCACGCTCTTCGGATTCAGCGCCGCAGCGCTCTTCATGTCTCGAACCGCCAGCGACGGTTTGTCCAGCCTGAGGTAGGCCTGCGCGCGAACCAGCAGTGCGTCGGCAAATTCGGGCTGTATTGCCAGGACGCGGGAACTTTCGCGTACGGCAAGCCGGTAGTCTTCGATATTCAGGGCAAGGGTGGCGTAGGCGAGGTGCGCCCACGGATCATTCTCGTGCCGGGATGAGAGCAGGCCCATGGCCTCGAGGGCTGAACTTCCATCGTCTTCCTTGGCCAGCGAAGCGCCGATGACCAGAAATCCCTTGCCTTCTTCGACATCGACCGCGTCGAGCATCCGTTCGAAATAGGGTGTCGCCTGATGGGGATCGCCAGTCCTGACGTACAGTAGACCCAGCGTCTGCAGCGCCTCGGGGTCTTCAGGTGCAAGCTCCACCCAACGCGTGGCGGCCTTCAAGGCATCGCCGTCCGTGCCGCCGGCATACAGCGCGATTCGGGTTGCCCGCGCGGAGACCTCAGGATCGTTGCTGAGTTCCGCCGCCCGTGCGTAGAAATCCGTCGCCTGTTGGAGGTCCCCACCGTGCCCGGCGAGTTCGCCCGCCATCAACTGAAAGAGTAACTCGCTCT
Proteins encoded:
- the ychF gene encoding redox-regulated ATPase YchF codes for the protein MGFRCGIVGLPNVGKSTLFNALTAAGIAAENYPFCTIEPNVGVVPVPDPRLDRLAEIANPAKIVPTTIEFVDIAGLVEGASKGEGLGNQFLAHIRETDAIAQVLRCFEDDDVAHVAGKIDPASDAEVINTELALADLETVERGIARVSRNAKSGNKDAKHRLSLIEQVREHLDSGRPVRSMGPDPDRDEAIAELHLITAKPALYLANVAEDGFAENPMLDVVRELAAAENSVAVAVCAAIEAEISELDEADRQEFLDSMGLEEPGLNRVIRAGYELLNLQTFFTAGPKEVKAWTLQTGATAPQAAGRIHTDFEKGFIRAEVVGYDDFVGCGGEHGAKEAGKWRLEGKDYVMQEGDVVHFRFNV
- the pth gene encoding aminoacyl-tRNA hydrolase; this translates as MSDSPGIALVVGLGNPGERYERTRHNAGFWFVDRVAEQYHGAWFREARFFGEACRVDVSGLPVRLLKPGTMMNRSGQSVCAIASYFEIPPERILVAHDEIDLPPGTTRLKRGGGHGGHNGLRDIINCLGSSFWRLRLGVGHPGHRDQVVGYVLSRAPRGEEDLIMNNVEESVALMPLLIAGEMERSMHRLHTEGR
- a CDS encoding 50S ribosomal protein L25/general stress protein Ctc, with the translated sequence MSDEFILVAEPRNDMGKGASRRLRRECKVPAIIYGGGKDPQALSLDHDALIHSLENEAFYSHVLTVKVGEKDESALLKDLQRHPAKPTILHVDLLRVSADQEVRVNVPLHFINEDISLGVKQEGGTVSHLLTDIEVTCLPRDLPEFIEVDLTELHLNDSLHLSDITLPKGVKLVELGHGEGRDHAVVTINPTRVSTTDEPGVDEEGGESVESGE
- a CDS encoding ribose-phosphate diphosphokinase; translated protein: MMIFTGNANPRLACDIVDHLALPLGKALVDQFTDGEIRVEIEENVRGRDVFVVQPTCRPTNDSIMELLIMVDALRRASAGRITTVIPYFGYSRQDRRVRSARVPISARVIANLITSVGADRVLTVDLHADQIQGFFDLPVDNVYSSPVLLGDIWRQKHPNLIVVSPDVGGVVRARALAKRLDDAELAIIDKRRPKTNESRVMHIIGEVEGKSCVIVDDLVDTAGTLCKAAAALKEHGASLVLAYATHPVLSGNAVENIEASALDELVVTDTIPLSKAARECNKIRTMSVAVMLAESIRRISNEESVSSLFMD
- the ispE gene encoding 4-(cytidine 5'-diphospho)-2-C-methyl-D-erythritol kinase, with the protein product MNRWPAPAKLNLFLHITGRRADGYHELQTLFQLLDYGDELQFDLRDDGQINRIGPLPGVPVDTDLCVRAARLLKETAGIHAGVDIRLDKRLPMGGGLGGGSSDAATTLLALNSLWDCKLSREELGRLGFRLGADVPVFVAGRSAWGEGIGERLSPVRLPPRWYVVIAPQVEISTAELFSAPQLTRNCERIRISEFLAGVGINVFENLVRDRYASVSRALDWLDAQGGSDGPARLTGTGSCVFSAYRSEDQAAAVAVAVPGDWNAFAARGIDRSPVDVFH
- the lolB gene encoding lipoprotein insertase outer membrane protein LolB; protein product: MASIPGQRASASPAQLLLLLLALSSVFQGCRTPPERLPDGASQLAWEQRIARLSGWAHWAFNGRVAIRHGDEGWQSGLNWRQDGDYFEIQVLDPLGRKVADIRGDSRGVHLTTSRGGNAQAADPESLMRQVLGWSLPLSGMRYWVLGVPDPGSGENSLQLDQAGRLVHLAQGGWDVSYRRYSPVSPLDMPARMTFSNRDLDIKLIVSDWELENPARLASRK
- a CDS encoding tetratricopeptide repeat protein — its product is MRVSPGEGAGFTESAGNAVAAEYSSPESELLFQLMAGELAGHGGDLQQATDFYARAAELSNDPEVSARATRIALYAGGTDGDALKAATRWVELAPEDPEALQTLGLLYVRTGDPHQATPYFERMLDAVDVEEGKGFLVIGASLAKEDDGSSALEAMGLLSSRHENDPWAHLAYATLALNIEDYRLAVRESSRVLAIQPEFADALLVRAQAYLRLDKPSLAVRDMKSAAALNPKSVEIRLNLGRLLVSAEEYGEARVVFEELAGEAPGNEDLMYMLGLLNLQDQRYDEAAKYFRRLTTSPKRAAEGYYYLGRVEEARDRSDEAIASYLRVEGGEYLLDAQVRATAIMAANGDLQRARTQLKRMRTKVSNPGDSVRLYLAEGQLLRDAGLYGKGMKLYNRALTEHPADGDLLYARALMAEKLDRIDLLERDLQTILAEDPDNATALNALGFTLADRNERIPEALGYIERALEVSPDDPTVIDSMGWVQYRMGNYEQAEQFLRKAFEILPDPEIAGHLSETIWIRGDRAEARNMLNEALKSNPEHDYLLELEQRFK